In a single window of the Micrococcaceae bacterium Sec5.7 genome:
- a CDS encoding acetoin utilization protein AcuC, producing the protein MTFLPGLSQPALPTTVVWDSAMTAYNFGHGHPMAPERMDLTARLARSLGLLDLEHVTVAAPEVASDAELQTVHSAEFVAAVRRVSENPTAPEEPRGLGTEDDPAFAGMHEAAARLAGGSLLAASAILDGSAVRAVNFGGGMHHASRDHASGFCIYNDSALAVQKLLDGGVQRVAYIDVDAHHGDGTESIFWDDPRVLTISLHESGLTLFPGTGFANEIGGPDAQGSAVNVALPAGTGDAGWLRAFHAIVPQLVGAFEPGVIVSQHGCDSHRLDPLTHLNISVDGQREAATAVGHLAERYCGSRWIATGGGGYNVTGVVPRSWSHLIAIAAGRPVPLRTPVPEDWREYVQEKFGVSAPELMGDDVDLWWRSWEVGFDPNDDVDRTVMATRKEVFPLYGLDPWFD; encoded by the coding sequence ATGACTTTCCTGCCCGGACTCAGCCAGCCCGCCCTGCCCACAACGGTGGTGTGGGACTCAGCCATGACAGCCTACAATTTCGGCCACGGGCATCCGATGGCTCCGGAACGTATGGATCTCACGGCACGCCTGGCCCGCAGCCTCGGTCTGCTGGATCTTGAGCACGTCACGGTGGCGGCTCCGGAGGTCGCGTCCGACGCCGAGCTGCAGACCGTGCACAGCGCCGAATTCGTGGCGGCAGTCCGCAGGGTCAGTGAAAATCCGACGGCGCCGGAGGAGCCCCGCGGGCTGGGCACCGAGGACGATCCAGCCTTCGCCGGCATGCACGAGGCCGCCGCGCGGCTGGCCGGCGGTTCGCTTCTGGCCGCTTCGGCCATCCTTGACGGCTCAGCGGTGCGCGCTGTGAACTTCGGCGGCGGTATGCACCATGCCTCCCGCGACCACGCCAGCGGCTTCTGCATCTACAACGACTCCGCGCTCGCTGTCCAGAAACTGCTCGACGGCGGCGTGCAGCGGGTGGCATATATCGACGTCGATGCCCACCACGGCGACGGGACAGAGAGCATCTTCTGGGACGATCCGAGGGTCCTCACCATTTCGTTGCACGAATCCGGGCTGACTTTGTTCCCTGGCACTGGCTTTGCCAACGAGATCGGCGGCCCCGATGCCCAGGGCAGCGCCGTGAACGTGGCCTTGCCCGCCGGTACCGGTGATGCAGGCTGGTTGCGCGCTTTCCACGCGATTGTGCCGCAGCTCGTTGGCGCGTTCGAGCCCGGTGTCATTGTGAGCCAGCACGGGTGCGATTCCCACCGGCTGGATCCGCTGACACACCTCAACATCAGTGTGGACGGCCAGCGCGAGGCAGCCACCGCGGTCGGACATCTTGCCGAGCGCTACTGCGGGAGCCGCTGGATCGCCACGGGCGGCGGCGGGTACAACGTCACAGGCGTGGTGCCGCGGTCCTGGAGCCACCTGATCGCCATCGCCGCCGGCCGGCCGGTCCCGCTGCGGACCCCCGTGCCGGAAGACTGGCGGGAGTACGTTCAGGAGAAGTTCGGAGTGTCCGCGCCGGAGCTGATGGGCGATGACGTGGATCTGTGGTGGCGGTCATGGGAAGTGGGGTTCGATCCCAACGACGATGTGGACCGCACCGTGATGGCCACCCGCAAGGAAGTGTTCCCGCTGTACGGCCTGGATCCGTGGTTCGACTGA
- the gdhA gene encoding NADP-specific glutamate dehydrogenase, translating into MDSRLEAVRDTVLARNPGEREFHQAVIEVFESLGPVHDRHPEFLEGAVLERLCEPERQIIFRVPWTDDAGRVQINRGFRVEFNSALGPYKGGLRFHPSVYLGIVKFLGFEQIFKNALTGMPIGGGKGGSDFDPRGRSDAEVMRFCQSFMTELYRHIGEYTDVPAGDIGVGGREIGYLFGQYKRITNRYESGVLTGKGTSWGGSLVRPEATGYGTVIFTQEMLKTRGSSFDGQRVVASGSGNVAINAIAKAQVLGAHVVACSDSTGYIVDEAGIDVALLRQIKEVERGRLKEYAVRRGPAVAYVEGGSVWDVNATVALPCATQNELDRHAAARLVRNGLVAVAEGANMPSTRDAVAVFQDAGILFGPGKAANAGGVATSALEMQQNASRDSWSFEHTERRLTEIMVGIHDRCAATADEYGAPGNYVVGANIGGFVKVADAMLAQGLI; encoded by the coding sequence ATGGACTCGAGGCTCGAAGCCGTCAGGGACACGGTGCTGGCGCGGAATCCGGGGGAGCGCGAGTTCCACCAGGCGGTGATCGAGGTCTTCGAAAGCCTGGGCCCCGTGCACGACCGCCACCCTGAATTCCTCGAAGGCGCCGTCCTGGAACGGCTGTGCGAGCCCGAGCGGCAGATCATTTTCCGTGTTCCGTGGACGGACGACGCCGGCCGCGTGCAGATCAACCGCGGCTTCCGGGTGGAGTTCAACTCGGCGCTGGGTCCCTACAAGGGCGGGCTGCGCTTCCACCCCTCGGTGTACCTGGGCATCGTGAAGTTCCTCGGCTTTGAGCAGATCTTCAAGAATGCCCTCACCGGCATGCCGATCGGCGGCGGCAAGGGCGGTTCGGACTTCGATCCCCGCGGCCGTTCCGACGCCGAGGTCATGCGTTTCTGCCAGTCATTCATGACCGAGCTGTACCGGCACATCGGCGAATACACGGACGTCCCGGCGGGTGACATCGGCGTCGGCGGCCGGGAAATCGGCTACCTGTTCGGCCAGTACAAACGCATCACCAACCGCTACGAATCCGGCGTTCTCACCGGGAAAGGCACCTCCTGGGGCGGCTCGCTGGTGCGGCCGGAAGCCACCGGCTACGGCACCGTGATCTTCACCCAGGAAATGCTCAAGACGCGTGGCAGCTCTTTCGACGGCCAGCGTGTGGTGGCGTCCGGGTCCGGGAACGTGGCCATCAACGCGATCGCCAAGGCGCAGGTCCTGGGCGCCCACGTGGTGGCCTGTTCCGATTCCACCGGTTACATCGTGGACGAGGCAGGGATCGACGTCGCGCTTCTCCGCCAGATCAAGGAAGTGGAGCGCGGGCGCCTCAAGGAGTACGCGGTCCGCCGGGGTCCCGCCGTAGCCTATGTGGAGGGCGGCTCGGTCTGGGACGTCAACGCCACGGTGGCGCTGCCCTGTGCCACGCAAAACGAGCTCGACCGCCATGCTGCCGCCCGCCTGGTCAGGAACGGCCTGGTCGCAGTGGCTGAAGGCGCCAACATGCCGTCCACCCGCGACGCCGTGGCCGTATTCCAGGATGCCGGAATTCTCTTCGGGCCGGGCAAGGCAGCGAACGCCGGCGGGGTTGCAACGTCTGCCCTCGAGATGCAGCAGAACGCCAGCCGCGACTCCTGGAGCTTTGAGCACACCGAGCGGCGTCTGACCGAGATCATGGTGGGCATACATGATCGCTGCGCCGCCACCGCGGACGAATACGGCGCGCCCGGAAACTATGTGGTCGGCGCCAATATCGGCGGCTTCGTCAAGGTTGCCGACGCCATGCTCGCGCAGGGCCTCATCTAG
- a CDS encoding LacI family DNA-binding transcriptional regulator: MGRRSTTRRIGIADVALMAGVSHATVSRVMNGNFTVDVEIAARVRAAATELNYQPNPVGRSLALGKTDTIGIVVPDLSNPTFQAILRGLSMAAAQDGYRVLIADSSEVSSEEAILAGEARRRCDGLVLCATRMSDAELEELAPSLHPMVLINRTTTAARTPSLMVDYGRGIQELAEHLVSLGHSKLAFLAGPARSASNALRVEGLENFRAAHPEVTLQTLEGGSNFETGHGAVDAVVASGATAILAFNDLVAMGLLSGLHERGISVPGEISVTGFDDIPFARYTTPPLTTSAVPITELGQQAWHRMRALIRNDDTPSPGKTFQPQLEVRGSSGPVRA, encoded by the coding sequence ATGGGCAGGAGATCAACCACGCGGCGAATCGGCATTGCCGACGTAGCGCTGATGGCAGGCGTTTCGCATGCCACAGTTTCGCGGGTCATGAACGGCAACTTCACCGTGGACGTGGAGATTGCCGCGCGTGTTCGCGCCGCCGCCACCGAGTTGAATTACCAGCCGAACCCGGTGGGTCGCAGCCTCGCCCTGGGCAAGACGGACACCATCGGGATCGTGGTGCCCGACCTCTCCAACCCCACCTTCCAGGCCATCCTGCGTGGCCTCAGCATGGCGGCTGCCCAGGACGGTTACCGGGTGCTGATCGCCGACTCCTCCGAGGTCTCCAGCGAAGAGGCCATTCTGGCCGGGGAAGCACGACGGCGGTGCGACGGCCTGGTGCTTTGCGCAACGCGGATGAGTGATGCGGAGCTCGAGGAACTCGCCCCGTCGCTGCATCCAATGGTGCTGATCAACCGCACCACAACAGCGGCCCGGACACCCAGCCTGATGGTGGACTATGGCCGGGGCATCCAGGAGCTGGCCGAACACCTCGTCAGCCTGGGACACAGCAAGCTGGCTTTCCTGGCCGGTCCTGCCCGGAGTGCCTCCAACGCCCTCCGCGTTGAAGGGCTGGAAAATTTCAGGGCTGCCCACCCCGAGGTCACGCTTCAGACGCTGGAAGGCGGGTCCAATTTCGAGACCGGCCACGGGGCGGTGGATGCCGTGGTGGCCAGCGGCGCCACCGCCATCCTGGCCTTCAATGACCTTGTGGCCATGGGCCTGCTCAGCGGACTCCACGAGCGCGGCATCAGCGTCCCCGGAGAGATCTCAGTGACGGGTTTCGATGACATCCCGTTCGCGAGGTACACCACCCCTCCGCTGACCACGTCCGCCGTGCCCATTACCGAGCTCGGCCAGCAGGCCTGGCACCGGATGCGTGCGCTGATCCGGAACGATGACACCCCCAGCCCCGGAAAAACCTTCCAGCCGCAGCTTGAGGTGCGCGGGAGTTCGGGGCCGGTCAGGGCTTAG
- a CDS encoding alpha-hydroxy acid oxidase, with amino-acid sequence MKQTIGPTNPEAPTTPEDTAPPASTSAGQSGSAAAAASTAPGLVSVPPALKRRFPKYSDLAPLMQFKKPEFSRASKLRRASTIWELRDMAKRRTPQAPFDYTDGAAEAEITLRRAREAFLDIEFRPGILRDVSSIDLSTDILGESSRLPVGIAPTGFTRMMQSEGEYAGSQAAEAAGIPYTLSTMGTASIEDVAEAAPNGRNWFQLYLWTDRDRSLELIERAAKAGNDTLMVTVDTAVAGARLRDVRNGMTIPPALTIKTVLDASYRPAWWFNFLTHEPLTFASLSRYTGTVADLINSMFDPTLTFDDLDWLRETWKGKLVVKGIQTVDDARKVVDHGADGVVLSNHGGRQLDRAPIPFHLLPEVSAALKADNSDAAIILDTGIMSGADIIAALALGADFTLIGRAYLYGLMAGGRAGVDRAIQILEKDMARTMALLGVSKLSELTPDHVRLLGK; translated from the coding sequence ATGAAACAGACCATCGGGCCCACCAACCCTGAGGCACCCACAACGCCGGAGGACACCGCTCCCCCGGCGAGCACGTCAGCCGGGCAGAGCGGCTCCGCCGCCGCGGCGGCTTCCACTGCGCCGGGCCTGGTATCGGTGCCGCCTGCTTTGAAGCGCCGGTTCCCCAAGTATTCGGACCTTGCACCCCTGATGCAGTTCAAGAAGCCCGAGTTCAGCCGTGCCTCCAAGCTCCGCCGGGCCAGCACCATCTGGGAACTGCGGGACATGGCCAAGCGCCGCACGCCCCAGGCCCCCTTCGACTACACCGACGGCGCGGCCGAAGCCGAGATCACGCTGCGGCGGGCCCGCGAGGCCTTCCTGGACATCGAGTTCCGCCCCGGCATCCTGCGGGACGTTTCCAGTATCGACCTCAGCACCGACATTCTTGGCGAGTCGTCCAGGCTGCCGGTTGGCATCGCCCCTACGGGCTTCACCCGGATGATGCAGTCCGAAGGCGAATACGCCGGCTCCCAGGCTGCCGAGGCCGCCGGTATTCCCTACACGCTCTCCACCATGGGCACGGCGTCCATCGAGGACGTTGCCGAGGCGGCGCCGAACGGCCGCAACTGGTTCCAGCTGTACCTGTGGACCGACCGCGACCGTTCGCTGGAACTGATCGAGCGCGCTGCCAAGGCAGGCAACGACACCCTCATGGTCACGGTGGACACCGCTGTGGCCGGGGCGCGCCTGCGCGACGTCCGCAACGGCATGACCATCCCGCCGGCGCTCACCATCAAGACCGTGCTGGATGCGTCCTACCGCCCGGCATGGTGGTTCAACTTCCTCACCCATGAGCCGCTGACCTTCGCCTCGCTGTCCCGCTACACCGGGACGGTGGCGGACCTGATCAACTCGATGTTCGATCCCACGCTGACGTTCGATGACCTGGACTGGCTGCGCGAAACCTGGAAGGGCAAGCTGGTGGTCAAGGGCATCCAGACCGTGGACGACGCCCGCAAGGTGGTGGACCACGGCGCCGACGGCGTTGTCCTGAGCAACCACGGCGGCCGCCAGCTGGACCGCGCGCCCATCCCGTTCCACCTGCTGCCCGAGGTCTCGGCCGCCCTCAAGGCGGACAACAGCGACGCCGCGATCATCCTGGACACCGGCATCATGAGCGGCGCGGACATTATTGCCGCCCTGGCCCTCGGCGCCGACTTCACCCTGATCGGCCGGGCGTACCTGTACGGACTGATGGCAGGCGGCCGTGCCGGTGTGGACCGTGCCATCCAGATCCTGGAAAAGGACATGGCCCGCACCATGGCCCTGCTCGGCGTCAGCAAGCTTTCCGAGCTCACCCCCGACCACGTTCGGCTGCTCGGCAAGTGA
- a CDS encoding NADP-dependent isocitrate dehydrogenase → MSKIKVLGSVVELDGDEMTHIIWQIIKERLITPYLDVDLRYFDLSIQNRDATDDQVTIDAANAIKEHNVGVKCATITPDEARVEEFGLKKMWVSPNGTIRNILGGVVFREPIIISNIPRLVPGWNKPIIIGRHAFGDQYRATNFKVPGAGTLTLTFTPADGSEPIKQEVVTYGEDGGVAMGMYNFNDSIRDFARASFAYGVQRNYPVYLSTKNTILKAYDGQFKDLFQEVFDDEFKDLFEEAGLTYEHRLIDDMVASAMKWEGGYVWACKNYDGDVQSDTVAQGFGSLGLMTSVLMTPDGTTVEAEAAHGTVTRHYRQHQLGKPTSTNPIASIFAWTRGLMHRGKLDNTPAVIEFARTLEDVVIKTVESGKMTKDLALLVGPDQAHLTTEDFLAALDGNLKARLG, encoded by the coding sequence ATCTCGAAAATCAAGGTTCTTGGCTCCGTTGTGGAGCTCGACGGCGACGAAATGACGCACATCATCTGGCAGATCATCAAGGAGCGCCTGATCACCCCGTACCTCGATGTGGATCTGAGGTACTTCGATCTGTCCATCCAGAACCGCGATGCCACCGACGACCAGGTGACCATAGACGCCGCCAATGCCATCAAGGAACACAACGTGGGCGTCAAGTGCGCCACCATCACCCCGGACGAGGCCCGGGTTGAGGAATTCGGCCTGAAGAAAATGTGGGTCTCGCCCAACGGGACCATCCGCAACATCCTGGGCGGCGTGGTGTTCCGGGAGCCCATCATCATCTCCAACATCCCGCGCCTGGTGCCGGGCTGGAACAAGCCGATCATCATCGGCCGGCACGCGTTCGGCGACCAGTACCGCGCCACCAACTTCAAGGTCCCGGGTGCAGGCACCCTGACCCTGACGTTCACGCCGGCCGACGGCTCGGAGCCGATCAAGCAGGAAGTCGTCACGTACGGGGAGGACGGCGGCGTGGCCATGGGCATGTACAACTTCAACGATTCGATAAGGGACTTCGCCCGTGCCTCGTTCGCCTACGGCGTGCAGCGGAATTACCCGGTGTACCTCTCCACCAAGAACACCATCCTGAAGGCCTACGACGGCCAGTTCAAGGATCTGTTCCAGGAAGTGTTCGACGATGAATTCAAGGACCTGTTCGAGGAAGCCGGCCTGACGTATGAGCACCGGCTGATCGATGACATGGTTGCTTCCGCCATGAAGTGGGAAGGCGGCTACGTCTGGGCCTGCAAGAACTACGACGGCGACGTCCAGTCGGACACCGTGGCCCAGGGCTTCGGATCCCTCGGCCTGATGACCTCGGTGCTGATGACTCCGGACGGCACAACGGTTGAGGCCGAAGCAGCCCACGGCACCGTCACCCGGCACTACCGCCAGCACCAGCTCGGCAAGCCCACCTCCACCAACCCCATCGCCTCAATATTCGCCTGGACCCGCGGGCTGATGCACCGCGGCAAGCTGGACAACACCCCGGCAGTAATCGAGTTCGCCCGGACGCTCGAAGACGTGGTCATCAAGACCGTGGAGTCCGGCAAAATGACCAAGGACCTGGCGCTCCTGGTGGGCCCGGACCAGGCGCACCTGACCACCGAGGACTTCCTCGCCGCCCTGGACGGGAACCTGAAAGCACGCCTGGGTTAA
- a CDS encoding FCD domain-containing protein, with protein MRTHQLVLHWIENRLIDGQLTVGGRLPAERALAEQLEVSRTSVREAIRILEVMGVVRAGVGSGPGAGTVVIADPTAALGSALRLHVATQHLPVADIVETRVLLESWAAARAKPGARQLSQAAALLDQMDSDPAVDDFLELDVRFHLALADAAGNAVVSAIMGSLREAIQGYAGRLTANLPDWEATAARLRAEHREILAAINHDDGVRAAALVAAHIEGYYKEAGLGPKETGRAASRQQP; from the coding sequence ATGCGTACCCACCAACTGGTCCTGCACTGGATCGAGAACCGGCTCATTGACGGCCAGCTCACCGTCGGCGGGCGTCTGCCGGCCGAGAGGGCCCTTGCCGAACAGCTGGAGGTCTCCCGTACGTCTGTCCGTGAAGCGATCCGGATTCTGGAGGTAATGGGTGTGGTTCGTGCCGGTGTGGGTTCGGGCCCGGGCGCCGGGACCGTGGTGATCGCGGACCCAACAGCCGCGCTCGGTTCAGCGCTGCGGCTGCACGTCGCCACGCAGCACCTGCCGGTGGCAGACATCGTGGAAACCCGGGTGCTGCTCGAATCCTGGGCCGCTGCCCGCGCCAAGCCAGGTGCCCGGCAGCTTAGCCAGGCCGCTGCGCTGCTGGACCAGATGGATTCGGACCCCGCCGTGGACGACTTCCTGGAACTGGACGTCCGCTTCCACCTCGCGCTCGCGGACGCCGCCGGCAACGCCGTAGTCAGCGCCATCATGGGATCTTTGCGCGAGGCCATCCAGGGCTACGCCGGCCGGCTCACGGCCAATTTGCCGGACTGGGAGGCCACCGCGGCACGGCTCCGCGCGGAGCACCGTGAAATTCTGGCGGCCATAAACCACGACGACGGCGTCCGCGCGGCAGCGCTGGTAGCTGCCCATATCGAGGGGTACTACAAAGAGGCCGGGCTGGGCCCGAAGGAAACGGGCCGAGCAGCCAGCCGCCAACAGCCCTAG
- a CDS encoding metalloregulator ArsR/SmtB family transcription factor, with product MVTDDVFAVIAEATRRDILVSLRAGDKAVGELVEELEASQPTISKHLKVLREADLVSMRAQGQKRYYALNPKPLAGIASWLETFDVGPAAAVGKSPNANAQGPLAAAGVAGVRQNARPPGRSAGGQLSPAVVAPGGTVGAAGDDTVPQQIGRTVGRAATKAADLLANLPKFGRKK from the coding sequence ATGGTGACAGACGACGTATTTGCCGTCATTGCAGAGGCAACCCGGCGAGACATTCTGGTATCCCTCCGCGCGGGGGACAAGGCAGTGGGGGAGCTGGTGGAGGAGCTGGAAGCGAGCCAACCCACCATTTCCAAGCATCTGAAAGTGCTTCGCGAGGCCGATCTCGTGAGCATGCGCGCCCAGGGGCAGAAGCGCTACTACGCGCTGAATCCGAAACCCCTCGCGGGGATTGCCAGCTGGCTGGAGACGTTCGACGTCGGCCCGGCGGCCGCCGTCGGGAAGTCACCGAACGCGAACGCCCAGGGCCCGCTTGCGGCCGCGGGCGTGGCCGGTGTGCGGCAGAATGCGCGGCCTCCGGGACGTTCGGCAGGCGGTCAGCTGAGCCCCGCCGTTGTTGCCCCGGGCGGTACCGTGGGGGCCGCGGGAGACGACACCGTGCCGCAGCAGATCGGCCGTACCGTTGGCCGGGCGGCCACCAAAGCCGCCGATCTCCTGGCCAATCTGCCCAAATTCGGCCGCAAGAAGTAG
- a CDS encoding class I SAM-dependent methyltransferase → MTAERSSLPAWKYAWPGRPDHTADAAAWNSWYTETDYGWAPASTSVRTELNGIAPGRALDLGAGDGRHAVWPASRGWHVQAMDFSTEALAIGRERAYAEGVKNLITWSVADVIAHTPDPASLDLVLAAFLHLPRTDLERTTARTARALVPGGLFLYIGHAPADKRESAGRPRTEAVLHDSAEAASWLRQSGLHVESAESRSRPVPGARRPALDCVVLGRAGPVPGPRRLTAAPARSCPPPRPQPGSQPWNDT, encoded by the coding sequence ATGACCGCCGAACGCAGCTCACTGCCGGCGTGGAAGTACGCCTGGCCGGGCCGGCCCGACCACACCGCCGACGCCGCCGCATGGAACAGCTGGTACACCGAAACCGATTACGGCTGGGCACCTGCCAGCACGTCGGTGCGCACAGAACTGAACGGGATTGCTCCGGGCCGTGCGCTGGATCTTGGAGCCGGGGACGGGCGCCATGCCGTGTGGCCGGCCAGCCGCGGCTGGCACGTGCAGGCCATGGATTTTTCCACCGAGGCCCTGGCGATCGGACGCGAACGCGCTTACGCCGAGGGCGTGAAGAACCTGATCACGTGGTCCGTGGCCGACGTCATAGCCCATACCCCGGACCCTGCGAGCCTGGACCTGGTCCTGGCAGCCTTCCTTCACCTGCCCCGCACGGACCTCGAGCGCACCACCGCCCGCACCGCACGTGCTCTGGTCCCCGGCGGGCTGTTCCTGTACATCGGTCACGCCCCGGCGGACAAGCGCGAAAGCGCCGGCCGGCCACGGACCGAAGCTGTGCTTCACGACAGCGCCGAGGCGGCGTCCTGGCTCCGGCAGTCCGGACTGCACGTTGAATCAGCCGAATCCCGGTCCCGGCCCGTTCCCGGTGCCCGCCGTCCGGCACTGGACTGCGTGGTTCTGGGCCGCGCCGGCCCGGTCCCCGGACCCCGGAGACTGACCGCCGCGCCGGCACGATCATGTCCCCCGCCCCGCCCACAGCCCGGAAGCCAACCATGGAACGACACCTGA
- a CDS encoding SulP family inorganic anion transporter translates to MRALDAARSLLPGRQDYADLPRTWKGDLVAGVTVGIVALPLALAFGVSSGAGAASGLITAVIAGVIAAVFGGSNIQVSGPTGAMVVVLGPVIAAQGAGALAAVSVLAGVIVAAAGLLKLGRVVTFLPWPVIEGFTLGIAVIIFLQQVPAAFGVKAGPSSNAAASAMQGLGTASPGAALAPAALVVLVALIMLAAPRIHPQIPGSLIAIVVASIAAQVLDLPVARIGSLPDTLPAPVMPSLDWATITALAGPAATIAALAAIESLLSARVAASISDTGPYDADRELLGQGLASVGSGFFGGMPATGAIARTAVNIRSGGRTRLAAITHALVLLAVVYLATGPVSRIPLAALAGVLMVTATRMVSLATLRSVIGSTRADTVVFFVTAVITVSFDLIEAVAIGIAVASFFALRSLVRSSGVHREEIPGPVQDGDEHIAVFRLDGALFFAAAERVLDRVSAIRNADVVIIRMSQLQVLDATGARVITDIVNALERRGITVLIKGIQDRHLALITRVGVLESLRHHKHLFAELPPAVEHARSHVVRARAAGHPARAAGHPGRDAGPGPDTSEAPGSTTAQ, encoded by the coding sequence ATGAGGGCGCTGGATGCGGCGCGGTCACTGTTGCCGGGCCGGCAAGACTACGCGGATTTGCCGCGCACCTGGAAAGGGGACCTGGTCGCGGGCGTCACGGTGGGCATCGTTGCGCTGCCGCTGGCGTTGGCGTTCGGGGTCAGCTCCGGCGCCGGAGCGGCCAGCGGACTGATCACCGCCGTGATCGCCGGTGTGATTGCCGCCGTCTTCGGAGGTTCCAACATCCAGGTCTCCGGCCCCACCGGGGCCATGGTAGTGGTTCTCGGCCCGGTCATTGCCGCGCAGGGCGCGGGAGCCCTGGCCGCGGTCTCTGTCCTTGCCGGGGTGATCGTCGCCGCCGCCGGGTTGCTGAAACTAGGCCGGGTCGTCACGTTTCTTCCCTGGCCCGTGATCGAGGGCTTCACGCTCGGGATCGCGGTAATAATCTTCCTGCAGCAGGTCCCGGCGGCGTTCGGGGTCAAAGCAGGGCCGAGCAGCAATGCCGCTGCTTCGGCCATGCAGGGCCTCGGAACGGCGTCCCCGGGCGCCGCCCTTGCACCGGCGGCGCTGGTTGTTCTGGTGGCGCTGATCATGCTTGCAGCACCACGGATCCACCCGCAGATCCCGGGCTCGTTGATCGCGATCGTCGTGGCCAGTATCGCCGCCCAGGTGCTGGACCTTCCGGTGGCCCGGATAGGATCGCTGCCCGACACGCTGCCGGCACCGGTCATGCCTTCCCTGGACTGGGCGACCATAACGGCGCTGGCCGGGCCGGCCGCCACGATCGCTGCCCTCGCAGCGATCGAATCGCTGCTCTCGGCCCGGGTTGCCGCGTCGATCTCCGATACCGGCCCCTATGATGCCGACCGTGAGCTCCTGGGCCAGGGCCTGGCCTCAGTCGGCTCCGGTTTCTTCGGCGGCATGCCCGCCACAGGGGCCATCGCCCGCACCGCCGTGAACATCCGCTCAGGCGGCCGGACCCGGCTGGCAGCCATCACGCACGCCTTGGTCCTGCTGGCCGTGGTCTACCTGGCCACCGGCCCGGTCTCCCGGATCCCGCTCGCCGCCCTGGCCGGGGTATTGATGGTCACCGCCACACGCATGGTCTCCCTCGCCACGCTGCGCAGCGTCATCGGATCCACGCGGGCAGACACGGTCGTGTTCTTCGTCACAGCGGTGATCACAGTGTCCTTCGATCTGATCGAGGCAGTGGCGATCGGCATCGCCGTCGCGTCATTCTTCGCCCTGCGCTCCCTGGTCAGGTCCAGTGGCGTGCACCGGGAGGAAATCCCGGGGCCGGTGCAGGACGGGGACGAGCACATCGCCGTCTTCCGCCTCGACGGGGCCCTGTTTTTCGCTGCCGCCGAACGCGTCCTGGACCGGGTCAGCGCGATCCGCAACGCCGACGTCGTCATCATCCGAATGTCTCAGCTCCAGGTCCTGGACGCGACAGGGGCCAGAGTCATCACCGACATCGTCAATGCCCTCGAACGCCGCGGGATCACCGTCCTGATCAAAGGCATCCAGGACCGCCACCTGGCCCTGATCACACGTGTCGGCGTCCTGGAATCCCTGCGCCACCACAAACACCTCTTCGCTGAACTGCCCCCTGCCGTGGAACACGCCCGCAGCCACGTGGTCCGGGCCCGGGCCGCAGGGCACCCCGCCCGGGCCGCCGGGCACCCCGGACGGGACGCCGGGCCAGGGCCGGACACGTCAGAAGCCCCCGGCAGTACTACGGCGCAATGA